From one Xiphias gladius isolate SHS-SW01 ecotype Sanya breed wild chromosome 12, ASM1685928v1, whole genome shotgun sequence genomic stretch:
- the LOC120797750 gene encoding zinc finger protein 239-like, whose product MSEIITIIHHSKYKNFRTRRQRVPDDYKSEMKEENQDPAPHPEDHRPPPESGREPGLVDSWNQTSGIRYQTSGIKKYQRRTQIHQRVQTKEKPHSCDQCGKAFTTSSHLKTHQRIHTGEKPYSCDQCGKAFTDSFRLKTHQRIHTGERPYSCDQCGAAFSRSCYLKIHQRIHTGEKPYICDQCGKAFATSSKLTVHRRIHTGEKPYGCDQCGKAFAISSSLKSHQRIHTGERPYSCDHCGKAFSRSTILKMHQRVHTT is encoded by the exons ATGTCGGaaatcatcaccatcatccaTCATagcaaatataaaaatttcCGGACCCGAAGACAGAGAGTCCCCGACGACTACAAGAGCGAGATGAAGGAGGAGAACCAGGACCCGGCCCCCCACCCGGAGGACCACCGGCCGCCCCCGGAGTCAGGGAGAGAACCAGGACTGGTGG ACTCATGGAATCAGACCTCAGGAATCAGGTATCAGACTTCTGGCATCAAAAAATATCAg AGACGCACACAGATTCATCAGAGAGTTCAAACTAAAGAGAAGCCGCATAGCTGTGACCAATGTGGAAAAGCTTTTACGACTTCAAGTCATTTAAAAACCCACCAACGCATTCACACCGGAGAGAAACCGTACAGCTGCGATCAATGTGGAAAAGCTTTTACGGATTCGTTTAGATTAAAAACCCACCAACGCATTCACACTGGAGAGAGACCGTACAGCTGTGATCAGTGTGGAGCAGCTTTTAGCAGGTCATGTTACCTAAAAATCCACCAACGTATTCACACCGGAGAGAAACCGTACATCTGTGACCAATGTGGAAAAGCTTTTGCAACTTCAAGTAAGTTAACAGTCCACAGACGCATTCACACCGGAGAGAAACCATATGGCTGTGACCAATGCGGAAAAGCGTTTGCAATTTCAAGTAGTTTAAAAAGTCACCAACGTATTCACACTGGAGAGAGACCGTACAGCTGTGATCACTGTGGGAAAGCTTTCAGTAGGTCAACTATCCTGAAAATGCACCAACGTGTCCACACGACTTAG